One Dialister invisus DSM 15470 genomic region harbors:
- a CDS encoding ribonuclease D, whose protein sequence is MHVTRINLKTDKDMKKREGLINFCLKGEIKYVAIGWSHIYGTREIKDYRDYYDIVKESEKRNGKRINSALNTFLDTKADDLFWTRDLDGMYWICRAKGEAIPKCDKELDIGAVVPVEGYLVGLEVPGQISGSFNRVNGGIKQSLDKEKEIVEYSKYMFNSRAGRNVYEVKKMEGGLLNNLSSFDLEELVISYLQIAKGYYVLSNSIAKRSTTINVECEFRSRRKEYLQKAVVQVKSSRYSGVLDALSFKQYINDGYIVYLYAPKVENADKMKNCIQITDEELMTFYKNNKSILPDSITKWENLIKE, encoded by the coding sequence ATGCATGTTACCAGAATTAATCTCAAGACGGATAAAGACATGAAAAAGAGGGAAGGGCTGATAAATTTTTGTCTTAAAGGAGAAATAAAATATGTAGCGATAGGATGGAGCCATATTTATGGAACAAGAGAAATTAAGGATTATCGGGACTATTACGACATTGTGAAAGAGAGCGAAAAAAGGAATGGGAAAAGAATCAATTCTGCGTTGAATACTTTTTTAGATACAAAAGCGGACGATTTATTTTGGACAAGAGATCTCGACGGAATGTACTGGATTTGCAGAGCCAAAGGAGAAGCGATTCCTAAATGCGACAAGGAATTGGACATCGGAGCCGTCGTACCGGTAGAAGGCTATCTGGTGGGCTTAGAAGTTCCCGGACAAATCAGCGGATCTTTTAACAGAGTCAATGGGGGAATTAAACAAAGTCTTGATAAGGAAAAAGAAATTGTTGAATATTCCAAATATATGTTTAACAGTCGTGCTGGAAGAAATGTATATGAAGTAAAGAAGATGGAAGGAGGTCTGTTAAACAACTTATCGTCTTTTGACTTGGAAGAATTGGTGATTTCTTATCTCCAGATAGCAAAGGGTTATTATGTTCTTTCCAATTCTATCGCGAAGAGATCCACTACGATAAATGTGGAGTGTGAGTTCAGGTCAAGACGGAAAGAATATCTACAGAAGGCTGTTGTACAAGTAAAGTCATCGAGGTACAGTGGTGTTCTGGATGCACTTAGTTTTAAGCAATATATAAATGATGGGTATATCGTGTATTTGTATGCCCCTAAAGTGGAAAATGCGGATAAAATGAAGAATTGTATACAAATTACGGATGAGGAGCTGATGACTTTTTATAAAAACAACAAGTCTATACTGCCGGATTCCATTACCAAGTGGGAAAATCTTATCAAAGAATAA
- a CDS encoding EF-Tu/IF-2/RF-3 family GTPase, which yields MDTKYIRNILIVNNKQYGKSELIERLIEFCNRSMGYGEGICIPDMPGSHIVDKGQPVQLHYKYRNGEVYELNFIEIPAQVGFHCEWSADWTQDVYSSPFTCEGGLLLIDSCSVSKRQILADMNLVLAHGLVLIPVLIEKSGESINKERIIEDLECISGYDMANTVFVSDESGRNVEAVLQKIVEQVPPPLDNSKKPFRGFIFNSVLDPSRKALAHIRVVDGELKAGMKIRMMASGKVCTVSEVGHFLPFPAAADILCCGSIGYAAANMENIQDWEIGDTVVDSENNTLTALPGYVKAAKPTIFLGLFPIIKQGDPVEMGTNHEHEEVYDKLGKLCYDRAHAVYGDPLPEIVKDRLRLELKFIQDNGYSTIFYTAHKLVQYSNDGGHPAGVRDSLGSSFVAFMSGITEINPLPSHYVCPKCHWNHFYTDGSVGSGFDLPDHNCPECGTLLYKDGHNIPYSVLFGLDGTNIKGFGLVFVQDAGLAEVYKYMEKLLGREHVLCYGDKLIPGSEKFLKYPDVYKWLNAKDRRWPANSTVRFNYHSIMDDMLSLTMNGNDALTMVHELQNLTGINPQSIPFNDARALSVFCSTDALGITPSKLADVIVNGKVTVGTLGLPGYGTPFARGVLEDVQPKNFSELVKVSGFRYGTGVWVNNARELIKNDTVKIEEVISTREDVMNYLIHHGVESLTSFTVMENVRKGKGIESKGSNHLAELEAAHVPQWFIDSCLKIRYLPPKAPPIFSAMTALRIAWFKVYHPLAYYAAYFTVYAGGAFNATVILNGLASQKQELARIAALKHLTAVDKDNAAVIEVAAEMYLRGMEFLPISLEKSEATAFKIEDGKLLPSFNCIPALGNAAAGEIVKVRNEHLFTSKADLKKRGKVSQSIIDTMEHMGILKGLPEED from the coding sequence ATGGATACGAAATATATCAGAAATATTTTGATTGTCAATAATAAACAGTACGGTAAATCGGAATTGATAGAACGGCTGATAGAGTTCTGCAACCGAAGTATGGGTTACGGAGAAGGAATCTGTATTCCTGATATGCCAGGTTCGCATATTGTTGATAAGGGGCAGCCGGTACAGCTGCATTATAAATATCGAAATGGCGAGGTTTATGAGCTGAATTTTATTGAGATACCGGCGCAGGTGGGTTTCCATTGTGAATGGTCAGCGGATTGGACGCAAGACGTATACAGCAGTCCTTTCACTTGTGAAGGGGGGCTTTTGCTTATTGATTCCTGTTCTGTGTCTAAACGCCAGATACTGGCAGATATGAATCTGGTATTAGCTCATGGACTGGTATTAATCCCGGTTCTCATCGAAAAATCCGGTGAATCAATTAATAAGGAACGAATCATAGAAGATCTCGAATGTATCAGTGGTTATGACATGGCAAATACGGTTTTTGTTTCTGATGAATCGGGGCGGAATGTGGAAGCTGTGCTCCAAAAGATAGTGGAGCAGGTACCGCCGCCATTAGACAATTCGAAAAAGCCTTTTCGTGGTTTTATTTTTAATTCCGTCCTTGATCCTTCCAGGAAAGCACTTGCACATATCCGTGTTGTCGATGGGGAACTCAAGGCGGGGATGAAGATCCGAATGATGGCTTCCGGCAAAGTCTGCACGGTATCGGAAGTGGGGCATTTCTTACCGTTTCCTGCAGCAGCTGATATCCTGTGCTGTGGGTCAATAGGATATGCGGCAGCGAATATGGAGAATATTCAGGACTGGGAAATAGGAGATACTGTCGTAGATTCAGAAAATAACACCTTAACAGCACTTCCTGGATATGTTAAAGCAGCAAAGCCTACAATCTTTTTGGGATTATTCCCGATTATTAAACAAGGCGATCCAGTAGAAATGGGAACAAATCATGAACATGAGGAAGTTTATGATAAACTGGGAAAGCTATGTTATGATCGGGCTCATGCTGTTTATGGAGATCCTCTGCCTGAAATTGTAAAAGATCGTCTGCGTCTTGAGTTAAAATTTATTCAGGATAACGGTTATAGTACAATTTTTTATACGGCGCATAAATTAGTACAGTATTCTAATGACGGTGGTCATCCGGCGGGCGTCAGAGATTCTTTAGGGTCTTCTTTTGTCGCGTTCATGTCCGGTATTACTGAAATCAATCCGCTGCCTTCACATTATGTATGCCCCAAATGTCATTGGAATCATTTTTATACTGACGGCTCAGTGGGGAGTGGTTTTGACCTTCCTGACCACAATTGTCCGGAATGTGGAACTTTACTTTATAAGGATGGTCATAATATTCCGTATTCTGTGCTTTTTGGACTTGATGGCACCAACATTAAAGGATTTGGTCTTGTTTTTGTACAGGATGCGGGTCTGGCTGAAGTATACAAGTATATGGAAAAGTTATTGGGACGGGAACATGTATTATGCTATGGGGATAAACTGATTCCTGGTTCTGAAAAATTCCTGAAATATCCGGATGTTTATAAATGGTTGAATGCAAAGGACAGAAGATGGCCTGCTAATAGTACGGTCCGGTTTAATTATCATTCTATTATGGATGATATGCTGAGTCTTACCATGAATGGTAATGACGCCTTGACTATGGTTCATGAGCTTCAGAATTTAACCGGTATCAATCCGCAATCTATTCCTTTTAATGATGCCCGGGCACTATCTGTTTTTTGCTCTACTGATGCCCTTGGCATTACACCGTCAAAATTGGCAGATGTTATTGTAAATGGGAAAGTTACCGTAGGGACATTGGGACTGCCGGGGTATGGAACACCTTTTGCAAGAGGAGTACTGGAAGATGTACAACCAAAGAACTTCTCTGAATTGGTAAAAGTGTCCGGCTTCCGCTATGGCACCGGCGTATGGGTGAATAATGCCCGGGAGCTCATCAAGAATGATACGGTGAAAATAGAAGAAGTTATTTCCACCAGAGAGGATGTGATGAATTATCTTATTCATCATGGTGTGGAATCGCTGACATCTTTCACAGTGATGGAAAACGTACGTAAAGGGAAAGGAATTGAAAGCAAGGGATCCAATCATCTGGCTGAGTTGGAAGCGGCCCATGTACCACAATGGTTTATTGATTCTTGTTTGAAAATAAGATACCTGCCTCCTAAAGCGCCTCCAATATTTAGTGCTATGACAGCTCTCCGCATTGCCTGGTTCAAGGTGTATCATCCGTTGGCTTACTATGCCGCTTACTTTACTGTCTATGCAGGAGGAGCCTTTAATGCCACAGTGATTCTGAATGGATTGGCATCACAGAAACAGGAACTGGCCCGCATTGCTGCGCTAAAACATCTTACGGCCGTAGATAAGGACAATGCTGCGGTGATTGAAGTGGCAGCGGAAATGTATCTTCGCGGAATGGAATTTCTGCCTATCAGTTTGGAAAAATCGGAGGCGACTGCATTCAAAATAGAAGATGGAAAACTTTTGCCGTCTTTCAACTGTATCCCCGCATTGGGGAATGCAGCAGCCGGAGAAATTGTCAAGGTCAGGAATGAGCATCTGTTTACGTCTAAAGCAGATTTAAAGAAAAGGGGTAAAGTGAGCCAGTCGATTATAGATACCATGGAACACATGGGTATCCTGAAAGGGCTTCCTGAGGAAGACTAG
- the glyQ gene encoding glycine--tRNA ligase subunit alpha has translation MTFQQIILTLQKFWSARGCILEQPYDVEKGAGTMNPATFLRTIGPEPWNVAYVEPSRRPDDGRYGDNPNRLYQHHQFQVIMKPSPDDIQEIYLESLRELGIVPEEHDIRFVEDNWESPTLGAWGIGWEVWLDGMEITQFTYFQQVGGIDEHPVSVEITYGLERIAMYIQEKDNVYDLVWTDGVTYGDVWHENEYEQSVYSYELSDHDMLFKLFDMYEKEAARVVKEGYVLPAYDYVLKCSHTFNLLDAGGAISLSERTEYIGRVRNLARMCAKAYLNKRKELGFPMLKGSDANV, from the coding sequence ATGACTTTTCAGCAGATTATTTTGACGCTCCAGAAGTTTTGGTCGGCGCGGGGCTGCATATTGGAGCAGCCTTATGATGTAGAGAAAGGGGCGGGGACGATGAATCCGGCGACGTTTCTCAGAACCATCGGGCCGGAGCCGTGGAATGTGGCGTATGTGGAACCGTCCCGCCGTCCGGATGACGGACGTTACGGCGATAATCCAAACCGTCTGTACCAGCACCACCAGTTTCAGGTCATCATGAAACCGTCGCCCGATGATATTCAGGAAATCTATCTGGAGTCTTTGCGGGAGCTGGGGATCGTGCCGGAGGAGCATGATATCCGCTTTGTCGAGGATAACTGGGAGTCTCCCACGCTCGGCGCCTGGGGGATCGGCTGGGAAGTGTGGCTGGACGGAATGGAAATCACGCAGTTCACTTATTTCCAACAGGTTGGCGGTATCGATGAGCATCCTGTGTCCGTGGAAATCACTTACGGTCTGGAGCGTATCGCCATGTACATACAGGAAAAAGATAATGTCTATGACCTGGTATGGACGGACGGCGTGACTTACGGTGATGTATGGCATGAAAATGAGTATGAGCAGTCGGTGTACAGTTATGAACTGTCTGACCATGATATGCTTTTCAAACTGTTCGACATGTATGAAAAGGAAGCGGCCCGCGTTGTCAAAGAAGGCTATGTCCTGCCTGCTTATGATTATGTGCTGAAATGTTCTCATACGTTTAATCTGCTTGATGCGGGCGGAGCAATTTCTCTGTCGGAAAGGACGGAGTATATCGGCCGGGTAAGAAAT